The genomic interval CCGCGATGGCCTTCAGCTCCGTCTCGGTGGTCAGCAACTCCCTACGACTCAAGCGGTTCACGGTGAAGATGTAGGCGAGGATTGGGAATTAGGGGTTGGGGATTGGCGGCACCCGCTCATGGATTCGACATGCTCACCATGAGCGAGCAATACCAGCGAGGGTTCGGGACTTCAATAGGAATTGGTGGAATAAGATGGGTTGGCGAGATAACATAGATAGGCCACTGGCCGGATCACTCTACCCGCTTGGGTGAGGATTCCAGCAAACGTGAGAGGCTGGCCAAATCAAAAACTGAGAGGTGGATTCATGAATCGAATCAGCCAGCATTTAAAAGAAGGAACGCTCGGCGAGTTGTTGGTGGTGCTTCGATTTCTCCAGTATGACATTCAAGCCGCCCCGCCTCTAAAGGATTCGGGGAATGATCTTATTGCTGTACGCGGCGATGATTTCAGATCAGTTCAAGTGAAAACGACGACTACGGACCGTTTTGATTGCAGGGGCCTACCAGAGAAATATCATCTTTTGGCATTGGTGCAGCTTGATAAAATTGATCCATTCCACCTAGACAATTGCAAAATCTTCCTGCTCTCGAAAGGTGATGTTAAGCAAGGGAGTTATGCAGCCACACGCCTAACTGAATACGATTTGAACCAGGGGCGGATTGACACGTTGTTTGGGGAATGTCGCTCCGCCGCTTGCAGCGGTTGAAATGTTGAAATGTGGCTAGTCACAACTAAGCCAGCGGCAGGAGTGCAAACTCGATTGTTCCCGGACGACTTCTCAACAGTGCGACGGGAAATTGGTGCATTCTAAGACGGTCAATTAGGTGGAATGCCGAGTTTAAGCAACCTTGAGCGGATGCCAATAAACAAAGCACGCGAAAAAAGGAGGACATGCGCATGGCGGCCATTGACCCGGTCTGCAAGATGACGGTGGACGAGAAGAAGGCGGCGGCCAATGGGCGTACAAGGGCGTCACGTACTACTTCTGCGCGGCCTTTTAGCCCACGGCCCGGCCTGCGCGCCGCACCATGCGCCACGCCGCAAGCCCCAGGCCAAAGGCAAGCCCGGACTCAATGATGAAGATGGACCGCAGCCCCGCCGTCACGCTTGCCGTGCCCGCCACCAGCGCGCCCGCCCCGAACGCCAGCGAGGTGACGCTGTGCACGATGCCGAACACGGCCCCCTGGCGCTCGCGGGGAGCGGCCGCGCTCAGCATCGAGCTCGCCGAGTTCACCAGCGCGCCCTGGCAAAACCCCAGGCCCGTGAACAGAGCGATGGACAGCGCCGGCGCGCTCACCCACGTCTGAGGCAGGTAGAAGACCGAGGCCGCGAACGCAGCCAAGAGCATAATGAGCGGAAGCCGGCGTGGGCTACCCCAGCGCCCCACGAGCATGGAGGCGGTCGCGCTCGCCAGGCCCAGCAGCGACAGGGCCACGCCGGCGCCCGTCGCCGCCCCCTGCGCCATCATGCCCTGCATTAACCCGCCCATGACGGGCTGCAGCATGAACGGGCCGAGCTGCACGACCATGTACATGAGTAAAAGCGGCGTTACGCCGGGGGTGCCCACCACGGTGCGGATGTTTTGGACGAGGCCAATCCGCCTGTCCTGCTCCGCGGGACGCTCGAACCGCTCGGTGACGAAGGCCAGGACCACGAGCGCCCCCGCCAGCAGAAAGCCGCCGGTGACGAAGAACGGAACGCGGTAACCGACGGCGTCGGCGAGGAATCCGCCCAACGCGGGCCCTATCGTCGTGCCCAGAAAATACCCCATTTGAATGACTCCGAGCGCATAGGCCACCCGCTCCTTCGGAGCCTGCGAGGCGGCCAGCGCCAGCGACGCCCCGGTGGAGGCGGTCAGGACGCCGTGCAAGACGCGCATGACGATGAGCATGCCCACGGAGGTTGACAGGCCGGTGGTCGCCATCACCCCGGCGACGGCGAGCATCGTGCCCAGGATGATGGGCCTGCGCCCGTGACGGTCCGCCAGCGTCCCCCAGATGGGGCCGACGATGAAAGCGCTGGTGCCCGCCACGAACTGGGAGATGCCCGTCCAGAACGCCGCCTCGGCGGGAGTCGGAACGCCCAGGTCCTGGATGAAGAGCGGCATCAGGGGAATGACCGAAAAGAAGCCCGCGGTGGAAAGGAACTGCACCAGGGCCAGTGCGTAAGCGTTCTTCTCCCAGCCGGGGATGCGGTGCGCGATGTTCATCAAACGCTGATTATAGCGTCCTTTCGTCATTTGGGCCATACAGCCCTGTGTGGATTCGGCTTGACCCTCTGTGCAAAGCACACTATACTACGCCCGACCGCATTCCCGCCCCTTCGCGGCCAGCACATGCTGAAGGAGAAATGGCATGACCGCACACAGACACGCCCCCGGCGCATGGAGTCCCATCCTCGCTGTCCTGATGGTCGCAACGCTCCTGCTCGCCAGTTGCGCGCCCGCCGCTGCGCCCGCAACGCCCGCTGCTTCTGTGCCTCCGCCCACAGCCTTGTCGCCCACTCCGGCGCCTGCGATCCCCGGCGTCACGCCCACGCCTGCTTTGCGGCCCGCGCTTCCCACGCCGACAGCTACGCCCACCGGAGAGAAGCCCAAGCCGGGCGGCGTGCTGCGATTCATTCTGCCCGGGGAGCCGTCCAGCAGCGATCCTCACACCAGCGCGACACCCAGCGCGGCGGTGCCGTTCATCTACGAGACCTTTCTCCGCGAGAATCCGGTGACAGGGGTGGTCGAGCCCCAACTGGTCACCCGATGGGAGACCATCAGCGAGACCGAGACCATCCTGCACGTGCGCCAGGGCGTGCGCTTCCAGAACCGCGCGCCGGTCAATGGCCGGCCCATGACGGCGCAGGACGTCGTGTACAGCCTTCAGCGCATCGCCTCCAAGGACCCGGGCTTCTTGCGGCGCAGCCAGTTCGCGTCCGTCACCAAAGTGGAGGCGCTGGACGCCTCCCGAGTGAAGGTCACCTTCAAAGAGCCAAATGCTCCCTTTTTAACCAACCTCTCCGACCGCTTCAACGGGATCGTGGCGAAGGAGGCCGTCGACAAGTTCGGGAACCTGGACAGAGTCGAGGACGCCATCGGCACCGGGCCGTTCATGTTCGAGAAGGCGACGTTCGGCATAGGTGGCAGCATGAAGCGCAACCCGGACTACTGGCAGCCGGGCAAGCCCTATCTGGACGGCGCGGCGTGGAGTCTTATCACGGACGGCGGGACGCTGGTTGCGGCGTACCGCACGGGCCGCCTGGACGCGGGCGCGCAGTTCTGGGGTGGCATCAGCGTCGAGGACAAAGAGTCCATCCAGCGCGTGAATGCGGCGATGCAGTTCTACCCGGTGCCGGACGTGCGTCCCAACGTCCTGCTCATGAACATGGCGCGCAAGCCTTTCGACGACATTCGCGTGCGCAAAGCCATCCACCTGGCTGTCGACCGCCAGGAGATCATTCAGATTGTCATGGGCGGCAGCGCCCAGGTCTCCGGCCCCCTGGGCCCTCGCCTGACCCCGTATTACTCCATACCCGAGGAGGAAATCGTCAAGATGCCGGGCTTCCGCCCCAAGAACACTCCCGAGGGCCAGCGGGACATCGCCGACGCCAAGAGGCTCCTGGCCGAGGCGGGCTATCCCAACGGTCTGACGATTGAAGCAGAGGGGTCGCGGTACATCTACTGGAACAACCTCCAGTCGATGGAGCTAGCCAAGAACCAGCTTCGGAAGATCGGCGTCACGGTGAACATCTCGCTGCAGGACCAGACGACGTATTTCGCCAGGGAAGAGGCGAAGGACTTCAACTTCCGTCCGCGGGGCTTCAACGCGGGCGTGGAAGTGGACGCTCAGCTCGCCGTGCGGCATTCGTGCGGCGGGTCGCGGAACTTCGGCGGGTTCTGCGACCAGGAAGTCGAAAAGCTCATCGCAGAGCAGCGGCGGACGCTGGAGCTCGAGAAGCGCAAGGCCGTGGTGCTGAAGATCCAGCAGATACTCATTGACAAGGTGCCGCACATCTTCCTGTTCGAGCCGAACCGCTACGGTGTGCAGCAGCCGTGGGTGCGGGCGATGGTGCCCAGCGGCAGCGTGCCGTTCGGGTACACGGAGAATATCTGGTTCGCCAAGTAGGGCGCACGGGGTAGTCGAGAGGACGTCTGGCATAAGCAGCGATGCGTCAATATGTTGCCCGGCGGCTGCTGTTGTTCATCCCCACGCTGGCGCTCATCGCCGTGTTCGTGTTCGCGGTTGTGCGGTGGTTTCCGGGCGACATCGTGCTCGTGCTGACCCGCGACGCCGACTTCTCCGCGGAGGACGTGGCGGCGGAGCGCGCGCGCTTGGGGCTGGACAAGCCCGTCGTCGAGCAGTTCGCGGTGTGGTCGCTGAACATGCTGAAAGGCGACCTGGGCAAGTCGCTGTACAGCAAGCGCCCGGTCATCGAGGAGATGCAGCAGCGGCTGCCCGTCACGGTCGAGCTGGGCGCCATCGCCATCCTGTTCTCGCTGCTCATCGGCATCCCCGTGGGGATCGTCTCCGCCGTCCGCCAGGACTCCCTGCCTGACTATCTGGCGCGAAGTGTGGCCATCGGCGCCCTGTCCGTCCCGAGCTTCTGGCTGGCGACGATGACCATTCTCGTTCTGTCGCTTCAGTTCCAGTGGATACCGCCGCTGCAGTATGTTCCTTTCTTCGAGAATCCCTGGGAGAACCTCCAGCTTATGCTTTTCCCGGGACTGATTCTCGGCATCAACATGTCGGGCGCGCTCATGCGCATGACCCGGGCCACGCTTCTCGAAGTCCTGCGGCAGGACTACATCCGCACCGCGCGGGCCAAGGGTCTGCTGGACCGGTTCGTGCTTTATCGGCATGCCCTGAAAAACACCCTGATCCCCGTGATGGCCATCATCGGTCTGGAGATGGCGCACGTGATAGGCGGCTCGGTGGTGCTGGAATCCATCTTCGGGCTGCCGGGTGTCGGCAAGTTCGTGTTCGACGTTGTCCTGGGGCGCGACTACCCGGCTATTCAGGCCGCCAACCTCATGCTGGCGCTCTTTGTGCTGGGCATCAATCTGCTTATCGACATTTCTCAGGCTTTCCTGGACCCGCGCCTGCGGCACAACTAGAGGGGAGGGCGGATAAGACGTGCGGCGTCCGTCAGCAGCGGTCCCGGCGATGGCAGGGGCAGGGCACGTCAGAGAGGCGGGCGCTCGTCGGCGCGCGAGCCGCGGTATTGTGCGGTTCCTCCAGACGAAGCCGCTGGGCGCCTTCGGCGGGGCCCTCGTCGTAGTCATGGTGCTGGTCGCCTTGCTGGCGCCGCTCCTCGCGCATTTCGACCCGATCGACGCGTCGGCAGCGCGGCGGCTCCTGCCACCCGGCCCCCTGTACTGGATGGGCACGGACGGCGCGGGCTACGACGTCTACAGTCGCGTCGTGTATGGGGCGCGCGTCTCGCTGTACGTGGCGCTGGTGGCGGTCGCGCTGTGTACGATCCTGGCGAGCGTTGTCGGTCTGCTCACCGGCTATTTTGGCGGCATTCTGGACCTGCTGGTGCAGCGCGTGGTGGACGCAGCCATGTCTTTTCCCTGGCTGGTGCTGCTTCTGACCATCGTGTTTCTCCTGGGAACGAGCATGACCAACGTGGGCATGGCGCTGGGCCTGCTCAACGGCATTCGCTACACCCGCGTCGTCCGGGCGTCGGTGATGTCGGTGAAGCAGAACCAATACTTCGAAGCGGCGAAGGCTATAGGCTGCGGCGAGGCGCGCATCATGCTGCGGCACGTCCTGCCGAACGTGGCGGCGCCCATCATCGTCGTCGCCTCAGTCACGTGGGGCGCGGTCATCCTGTCCGAGGCGTCGCTGAGCTTTCTCGGCTTCGGTGTGCCGCCGCCCGATCCGTCCTGGGGCGGCATGCTGAGCGGCGATGCGCGGAAATACTTCGAGAAGGCGCCGTGGATCGCGTTCTTTCCGGGGCTGGCTATCAGCCTGGCGGTGTTCGGGTTCAACATGCTGGGAGACGCCCTGCGGGACGTGCTGGACCCCCGGATGCGCGGCACGCAGTAACGCGTACCCAAGGCACGCTATATAATGTAAGGGCCAATCCAAGGGGGTGAGGGACTTGTACCAATGAGACGTGACCTTATGGACATCCTGGTCTGCCCGGTCTGCAAAGGCAAGCTGGAACTGCGCGCCGAGGAAGAGCGCGATCAGGACATCGTCAAGGGCGCTCTGCTCTGCGCCCCTTGCAAGGAGTCCTACCCCATTCAGGACTCCATCCCCAACATGCTGCCGCCGCAGCTCCGCAAGCAGACGCAGGCTCACGCGCACTAGCCGTTAGCTCACACCTCGCGCTCATGGATTCGACAAGCTCACCATGAGCGCGGAATAGGCTCCCGCTCGTCCCCCGGCCACCGTGCGAGAAGCACGCTCACTGCCGCCTGTCTTGTGCATTGCGCGGAGTTGTTTTAACTCTCCAGCGTCCAACCACTTCGCGGGTGACGCCTGGACTAACACGTTGAGGCCAGAGAGATGGAGAAGCCGCTGAGCGGCAAGACCGCTATCGTGACCGGCGGCGGTCGCGGCATAGGCCGCGCCATCGCGCTCGCGCTGGCCGATCACGGCGCGCGCGTGCTGGTCAACGACCTGGGGTGCGCCATGGACGGCGCCGGGGTGTCGCCGGTCCCCGCAACGGAGGTTGTCGAGGAGATCCGCAGGCGCGGCGGAGAGGCGCTACCTAACTTCGACGACGTTGCGGTGATGGAGAACGCGGCCAGGCTGGTCCAACAGGCGCTGGACGCTTGGGGCAGACTGGACACCCTCGTGACCTGCGCGGGCATCCTCCGGGAAAGCAGCATCTTTGATACGACCGAGAGCGAATGGGATGCCGTTCTCAACGCGCATCTCAAGGGGACGTTCGCCTGCCTCAAGCACGCCGCCATTGTCATGCGCCAGCAGCGCAGCGGCAGCATCATCACGGTGACATCGGCTTCGGGCCTGTACGGCAACCCGCGCCACGGTGTGCACTATCCAGCGGCCAAGGCCGCCGTCATCGGGTTGACAAAGGTCGCCGCCCGGGACATGGGCCGGTACGGCGTCCGCGTCAACGCCGTCGCGCCCTCCGCCGCCACACGCATGACGCTGCCGCCGGAGGCGCTGAAGGCGCGCGATGCGCAAGCGCGGGCGACAGCGCAGGCCCGTCCGTACGCATGGGCCCAGCCGTCTCTCGCGGAGCTTGACCCCGAGGACACGGCGCCTCTGTTCGTCTATCTGGCCAGCGACTCGGCGACGCATATCAACGGGCAAATCTTTCAGGTGGCCGGGGGCGTGATCTCACTGATAAGCCAGCCGCGCCCCGTAAAGACAATAGTCAAGAGCGACGTCTGGACTCTTGATGAACTCGACGCAGTGATGCCCGCCACGCTTGTCGCGGGACTGGGAGACTCGGCCTCCCATTGAGTCCCAAACGGCCGTCCTATGCGAAATCGGCGCAACGTCGTTCCAGTGTGTCTAAATCGTCTTATTGCTCTCTTTTGTGCACGGGGACGACGTTGGTGCTATAATCCCCCCGATTCCCGTGGGAGCCAAGTCATCTATCGTTTGGCAAGGAGGCCCATGATGGAGAGCAAGCTTTCCGCCGCCCCGGTTGCCGTCTTCGGAAGGACCATCGCCATCGCCGTGAGCATGGCGCTGCTGCTCGGCGCATGCGCTCCCGCCGCGCCAGCGCCGACCGCGACGCAAGCGGCGCCCGCCGCGCGCCCGACAGCCTCGCCACCAACGCCCGCGCCGACGCAAACGCAGCCTCGCTCAGGCGGCACGCTGACCGTCGCCGCCGTGGCCGACCCGCCGAGCTTCGACACGCAGCAGGAGTCCACCTGGTACACGAGCGTGCTGGTGGCCCCCGCGTACAACAACCTGCTGTACTACGATTTCGCCACGGGATCGAAAGTCGTCCCGGAGCTGGCCGAGACGTGGAGCGTGTCTCCGGATGGCAAGACGTACACCGTCAAACTGCGCAAAGGTATCACGTTCCACGACGGCACGCCGCTCACGACGGAGGACGTCGTGTTCAATCTGGAGCGGATGTGGAAGCCGCCGAAGGGCGTCATCAGCGGTGTGCAGCCCTACATGGCGGCGGTGGACAAGATTGAGGCCGGCCCCAACGACACGGTCACGATTGGGCTGAAGTTCCCCTTCGCGCCCCTGCTCGCCGCGCTGGTCCTCGACCGCATGCCCATGCACTCAAAGGCATACGTCACGAAAAACGGGGACATGAAGACCACCATCATGGGCACAGGGCCCTTCAAGTTCAAGTCGTACACGCCCAGCGTCAGTTTGGAACTGGAGAAGAACGACAAGTACTGGACCAAGGGCAAGCCCTATCTGGATGGTATCGCGTTCTTCATCATCAAGGACAAGGCCACGCGACTCGCGGCGCTGAGGACGGGCAGGGCGCTGCTGAGCGGGCGCACCACCACGGGCGGCGTCGGCCCGATTGACATGGCCACTCTCAAGAAAGATGCCCCGGGGCTGCGCTTCGTGTCATCTCCGTCGGTCTCCGGACCATGGTTTTTCATGAACTTGCGCAAGCCGCCCTTCAAAGACCTGCGCGTCAGGAAGGCGGTCTTCCTGGCGGTGGACAGGCAGGCCGCCATCAAGATCATCGGCGAGGGAGAGGGACTGATCGGCAGCTTCTTCCCGTTCCAGGACTGGGGCGCCCCGCCCGACGCGCTGCTGAAGATGCCCGGCTATCGCCAGCCCAAGGACCAGGACATCGCGGACGCGAAGAAGCTCCTGGCGGACGCAGGCTATCCGAACGGGTTCACCCTGGACCTCCTCTCCCGCGGAAATGAGCTGACCAAGAACTCCGCCGTGTTCATGACCGGCCAGCTTGCTCAGATTGGTGTCACGGCCAATGTCAAGGTACTGGAGGACGCGGCGTTCTGGGACGCCGGACGCAAAGCCCAGCACGAGGCGATGGTCTACACTCCCGCCACCGTCATAGCCGACCCCTTTGACATGGGGCGGTTCTTCGCTCCCGATAACCCGCTGAACTTCTCGGGAGACGACCAGGACGCGAAGCTGACCGAGCTGTGGAACAAGCAGATGGGAACGGTTGACGAGTCGGCGCGGAAGGCCATCATCGCCAGCCTGGACCAGTACCTGATGACGGACCTGCTTCCCGCCGTGCCCGTCGTCTGGCCGACCGGGTTCATCGTAATCGCCCCGCAGGTCAGAGGCTACGTTCCGGGCGTGAGCGACTACTCGAACAACAGGCAGCAGGAGACCTGGCTCGCGCCGTAGTAGCGCAGCCGCGTCAACCGCACGCGGCGCTCCAGCAGGGAGGCCGCGAGCGAAAATCAAGCGCCGCCTCGCACCAGCGGGCTACGTGAAGAAGGCGGCGGTCGCCCCAGCGCGCCGCGACGAGCTGGACGCCCAGCGGCAGCCCGGACTCGGTCGTTCCCGTCGGGAGCGATACGGACGGGAAGCCGCAATAGGACCACGGCGTCTGAAACGCAGGGTCGCCCGTTGAGGAGCGGCCCTGCGGAGCGGGCGTCGGTGTCGCCGGCGTCAGAAGGGCGTCCATCCCCGCCGTCAGCTTCAGCATCTCGGCTATGACCGCCGGCCGCTCGTGCAGCGCCCGCGCGTAGGCCGTCGCCGCGTGGGATAACCCCACCCGCACCCGGCTCGCGATTTTCGGCCCATACAGGTCGCCGCGCTTCGCGAACTGCTCCTCGTGGTACGCTGCAATCTCGGAGTCGTTGATCAAGCGGTGCTCAGCGTGAATGCGCGAGAAGCACGCGGGCAGCCGCACCTCCTTCAGCATCGCGCCGGCGTGGGATAACCTGGCCGTCGCCTGCTCCATTTCCCGTTTGACTTCGGCGTCGCACCGCTCCCAGAAGTAGTCGCGAACGACGCCTAGTCGAGGCGGAGCGCCGTCGAGCGCGTCCCGCGAGTACCGAACGCGCGGACGACGGGCGGTGGCCGGGTCCTTCTTGTCGTAGCCCGCCAGGACCTCCAGCACCAGCGCGGCGTCCTGAACGCTTCGCGCGAATATGCCCACGGTATCGAACGACCACGCGGCGGGTATGACGCCAAAGCAACTGACAAGACCGTACGACGGCTTCAGCCCCACGACGCCGTTGTAGGCGGCGGGCCGCAGGACGGAGCCGCCCGTCTGGGTGCCCAGCGCCGCGGGGACCATGCCCATCGCCACCGCGACGGCGGAGCCGCTGCTGGAGCCGCCGGGCGTGTGCTCGGGGTTCCAGGCGTTCCGGGTGGGCGGCGGGTCGGCCCCGGCGAACTCGGCGGTGTGCAGCTTGCCGAGAATGACCGCGTCCGCGCGGCGGAGGCGCTTTACGGTAGTGGCGTCCTCGCGCGGGACAAAGTCGGCCAGGACGCGGGAGCCCGCGGCGGTACGCAGGCCCTTCGTCCAGAAGATGTCCTTGATGCCGACGGGCACTCCCGTCAGCAACCCCGATTGCTTCACGCCCCGCGTCCGGCCCGCGGCGATCCGCTCCGCAGTGGCGAGCGCACCCTCCGGGTCGAGCGCGGCCCACGCCTGCACGTCCGGCTCAAGCGACTCGATGCGCCGCAGCAGCGCGCGTACAACCTCCACGGGCGAGACCTTCCCGCCTGTCACCAGAGTCGAAATGTCGCCCACGCCAAGCTGCCACAGCTCCATCGCGCCCTCCTGTCGCTAGTGTCGCGTCCCTGAAACCTGTGTACAAACCGTCATTGCGAGAACTCCGGCTTGCCGGAGGACGAAGCAATCTGGAGGAGGGGGGACCCCACCGACAGATTGCCGCGGCCCTCCTTCGTCGGGCCTCGCAATGACATTGCGGCGAACTTCGGGGACACCACTCTAGCCCTTCCACCACGCGCCGCCCTCGACGAGTCGCACGCCCTCGCGCCCGGACACGTCCGCCAGCAGCTCCCGCACCGTCTTCAGCAGCGCCGGGTGCCACGCCTCCGGCGCTATCTCCGCCAGCGGCGCCAGCACGAACGCACGCTCGTGCATCCGCGGGTGCGGCACCGTCAGGTACGGCGACTGCATCGCCGCGTCGCCGTAGAGCAGGATGTCAATGTCCACGAGGCGCGGCGCGTTGCGGAAGCTCGGCTCACGGCCCATCGCCCGCTCGATGCCCTTGACGAAGCTGAACAACTGGCGCGGCGGGAGCGTCGTGCGTACGAGCGCGACGGCGTTCAGAAACCTCGGCTGCTCGGCGTAGCCCACCGGCTCCGTCTCGTACAGGCCCGACACGCGCGCCACGTCCACGTTCAGGGACAGCAGGGCCACGGCCTTCGCCAGGTTGGCCCGCCGGTCGCCCAGGTTCCCGCCCAGGCCCAGATAGACTTCGACGGGTGGCGCGGCCCCGCCCTGCGGGGTCACGCGTGCACTCGCACGACGGCGTCCGCCATGCGGGCCACCCGCGCCATGTACCGCACGTCATGCACTCGCACGATGTCCGCCCCGTTGGCGATGGCGATGGCGACGGTGGCCGCCGTGCCTTCGATGCGCTGCTCCACCGGCAGGTCCAGCACCGCGCCGATGGTGGACTTCCGCGAGGTTCCCACCAGGATGGGCCGGCCCAAGACGGTCAGCTCCCGCAGCCGCCGCAGAAGCTCCAGGTTGTGCTCCCTGGTCTTGCCGAAGCCGAAGCCGGGGTCCACAATGATGTGCTCGCGCGGGACGCCCGCCCGGAGAGCCGCATCCATGCTCGCGCGCAGCCCGGCGATGACCTCCGGCGCCAGGTCGCGGTACTCCGTGCCCCGCTGGTTGTGCATGAGAATCAGCGGCGCGCCCGCCTTCGCCGCCACCCGCGCGATGGCGGGGTCATGCTTCAGGCCCCACACGTCGTTGACCATCGCCGCGCCCGCCTCGATGGCGCGCCGCGCCACCGCCGACCGGAACGTGTCAATGCTGATGGGCACGGGCAGGTCGCGCGCCAACCGCTCGACGACCGGGATTACCCGGCGCAGCTCCTCCTCCTCGTCCACGGGGCGGGCCGCCGCCGCGCGGACGCCGCCAGACACCTGCGCCTCCACCCGCGCCGCGATGGGTGGGCGCGTGGACTGGCCGCCCACGTCCAGGATGTCCACCCCTTCTTCCA from Dehalococcoidia bacterium carries:
- the folP gene encoding dihydropteroate synthase; this translates as MVDARPSALGVTRFRRWEFVWGARTYIMGIINMTPDSFSGDGLGYNVDAAVAQASRFVEEGVDILDVGGQSTRPPIAARVEAQVSGGVRAAAARPVDEEEELRRVIPVVERLARDLPVPISIDTFRSAVARRAIEAGAAMVNDVWGLKHDPAIARVAAKAGAPLILMHNQRGTEYRDLAPEVIAGLRASMDAALRAGVPREHIIVDPGFGFGKTREHNLELLRRLRELTVLGRPILVGTSRKSTIGAVLDLPVEQRIEGTAATVAIAIANGADIVRVHDVRYMARVARMADAVVRVHA